A single genomic interval of Lacrimispora sphenoides JCM 1415 harbors:
- a CDS encoding PTS sugar transporter subunit IIA: MIGIIISGHGTFATGISSAVELLTGHQDFIVPVDFREEHSEEQLKENLKAAFDRFQDCEQVLVLCDILGGSPFKNAVMLSIGDERIKVLYGTNLGMTVELAMRCMMGQIPEADTLADEIIEIGKTQIGKYKYEPVEASEDFEEGI, encoded by the coding sequence ATGATTGGAATCATTATTTCAGGCCATGGAACATTTGCAACCGGAATCTCAAGCGCAGTGGAACTTCTCACTGGTCATCAGGATTTTATCGTACCGGTGGATTTTAGGGAGGAGCATAGCGAGGAACAGCTAAAGGAGAATCTAAAGGCAGCCTTCGACCGCTTTCAGGACTGCGAACAAGTTCTTGTTCTATGTGATATTCTGGGAGGCTCCCCTTTTAAAAATGCAGTGATGTTAAGCATTGGAGATGAACGGATAAAGGTCCTTTACGGAACGAACCTGGGCATGACCGTAGAACTGGCAATGCGCTGCATGATGGGCCAGATACCGGAAGCAGATACTCTGGCAGATGAAATTATTGAAATAGGAAAAACGCAGATCGGAAAATACAAATATGAGCCGGTAGAAGCGTCTGAAGACTTTGAGGAAGGAATTTGA
- a CDS encoding GntR family transcriptional regulator, with product MKFEFIQIDKYSPVPLYEQLKGCLITAIRSGNLIPGQKLPTEDELCRKFGISRPVVRQAYGDLNKLGMLVRKRGSGSFVRSNTDRGIYLMQLVSYREELAMIGMVPGTDLKKKEIISYHVPVYEKLRLDPKQHCLHLERMRYADKRPFTFIENFVPMDLFPGIEAYDYGTDSLYRIMRDVYGIYPAKAVRSIRAEIINPAQAHLFHIEKGSPVHMLESIAYDQYERPIDYSIETYPGNTHRFDFVVYRD from the coding sequence AAAGGGCTGCCTGATTACGGCAATCCGGAGTGGAAACCTGATTCCGGGACAAAAACTGCCCACTGAGGATGAACTATGCCGCAAATTCGGCATCTCCCGTCCTGTTGTCCGGCAAGCCTACGGAGATTTAAACAAGCTTGGAATGCTGGTGAGGAAGCGTGGCTCCGGTAGCTTTGTAAGATCAAATACAGACCGGGGAATCTATTTGATGCAGCTTGTCAGCTACCGCGAAGAACTGGCCATGATCGGCATGGTACCTGGAACCGATTTAAAAAAGAAGGAAATCATCTCTTACCATGTCCCGGTTTACGAAAAACTGCGTTTGGATCCCAAACAGCACTGCCTTCATCTGGAGCGCATGCGCTATGCGGACAAACGTCCTTTTACTTTTATTGAAAACTTTGTTCCCATGGATCTATTCCCGGGAATTGAAGCCTATGATTACGGAACAGACTCTCTTTACCGCATCATGAGAGATGTGTATGGCATCTATCCGGCCAAGGCGGTCAGATCCATACGGGCGGAAATCATCAACCCGGCACAGGCTCACCTGTTTCATATAGAGAAAGGCTCTCCGGTGCACATGCTGGAAAGCATCGCCTACGACCAATATGAACGTCCTATCGACTACAGCATTGAAACTTATCCGGGCAACACACACCGATTTGACTTTGTCGTATACAGGGATTAG
- a CDS encoding HAD family hydrolase — MIKAVIFDMDGVLIDSEIIYLDHMYEKLKLKYPQISREALFAVVGSTTKRTMEIISDAIGEDVNSHTFQELYAGLWADCRPDYPSILRKEVPEILKELHRRGYQVALASSTSRAGIEDVLTSCGLKGDFDYIVSGEEFKESKPNPEIYLHTADTLKREPKECLVVEDSTYGIMAGHGAGMTVASIIDDRFGFDRSLADYSINGLFEVLDLLDELNNR; from the coding sequence ATGATAAAAGCAGTTATATTTGACATGGATGGGGTTCTGATCGACAGTGAAATCATATATTTGGACCATATGTATGAAAAGCTGAAGCTTAAGTACCCCCAGATCAGCAGAGAGGCGCTGTTTGCCGTGGTGGGATCCACCACAAAAAGGACGATGGAGATTATAAGCGACGCGATCGGAGAGGATGTGAATTCCCACACGTTCCAAGAGCTATATGCAGGACTTTGGGCTGATTGCCGCCCGGATTATCCTTCTATTTTAAGAAAGGAAGTCCCGGAGATTTTAAAGGAGCTTCACCGCAGAGGTTATCAGGTGGCACTGGCATCTTCTACCAGCAGGGCAGGGATTGAAGATGTGCTCACATCCTGCGGACTGAAAGGTGACTTTGACTACATTGTAAGCGGCGAGGAATTTAAGGAAAGTAAGCCTAATCCGGAAATATATCTCCATACGGCAGATACCTTAAAGCGCGAGCCAAAGGAATGCCTGGTGGTGGAAGATTCAACCTATGGGATCATGGCAGGACATGGTGCAGGAATGACCGTTGCCTCCATCATTGATGACAGGTTTGGTTTTGACCGCAGTCTTGCGGATTATTCCATAAACGGGCTTTTTGAGGTATTGGACTTATTGGATGAGTTGAATAACAGATAA